A single genomic interval of Streptomyces graminofaciens harbors:
- a CDS encoding transglycosylase family protein — protein sequence MLFSGQGKHRRPSKTARAIAAVGVTGAAAIAAPLMVAGSASAATTSEWDAVAQCESGGNWSINTGNGYYGGLQFSASTWAAYGGTQYASSADQASKAQQIEIAEKVLAGQGKGAWPVCGTGLSGAAYDGAAADSGSSDSGSSSSSQESTQESTQNTTEETRASRSSDRATVETPTGKKVKKGDGEYKVVKGDTLSGIAAKKNVKGGWHKLYELNKDIIDDADFIYPGQQLHLS from the coding sequence ATGCTGTTTTCCGGCCAGGGCAAGCACCGCCGCCCGTCCAAGACCGCTCGCGCCATCGCCGCCGTCGGTGTCACCGGCGCCGCCGCCATCGCCGCCCCGCTCATGGTGGCCGGCAGCGCCTCGGCCGCCACCACGTCCGAGTGGGACGCCGTCGCCCAGTGCGAGTCCGGCGGCAACTGGTCCATCAACACCGGCAACGGCTACTACGGCGGCCTGCAGTTCTCCGCCTCCACCTGGGCCGCGTACGGCGGCACGCAGTACGCCTCCAGCGCCGACCAGGCCAGCAAGGCCCAGCAGATCGAGATAGCCGAGAAGGTCCTCGCGGGCCAGGGCAAGGGCGCCTGGCCGGTCTGCGGCACGGGTCTGTCCGGCGCCGCGTACGACGGTGCCGCCGCCGACAGCGGCAGCTCGGACTCCGGTTCCTCCAGCTCCTCGCAGGAGAGCACGCAGGAGAGCACGCAGAACACCACCGAGGAGACCCGCGCCTCGCGCTCCTCCGACCGTGCCACCGTCGAGACCCCGACCGGCAAGAAGGTCAAGAAGGGCGACGGCGAGTACAAGGTCGTCAAGGGCGACACCCTCAGCGGGATCGCCGCGAAGAAGAACGTCAAGGGTGGCTGGCACAAGCTCTACGAGCTGAACAAGGACATCATCGACGACGCCGACTTCATCTACCCCGGCCAGCAGCTCCACCTGAGCTGA
- a CDS encoding transglycosylase family protein, with product MLSGNGRHRRPRQAPALLVAAGVAGSAIAIPLLGATGASAASGTTWDQVAECESGGSWSADTGNGYYGGLQISQKNWEKYGGLDYAMSPDQASRSQQIAVAEKVLADQGVGVWSTCGLLHGLGDDSTPDKVDTGVADESSGSSNSGDSSDSSSSDGSGDSSDNSDSSSSSDSSSGSSSGSSSGDTEGSTESHTDSTDSGKADSQGAGSSSTEDTEGGNQTDKSDNSTQNGNSSVDADSESSTGRHRGGSADESAADARTDSESPDGSSGRHASRGGDAAREAVDGSYVVRVGDNLTAIADSLGLDGGWRVLYAENESTVGTDPDLILPGQTLEVGAETGEKQR from the coding sequence ATGCTCTCCGGGAACGGTCGACACCGTCGCCCCCGTCAGGCTCCGGCCCTCCTCGTCGCGGCCGGCGTGGCCGGCTCGGCCATCGCCATCCCCCTCCTTGGCGCCACCGGCGCGAGCGCGGCCAGCGGAACGACCTGGGACCAGGTGGCGGAGTGCGAGAGTGGCGGCTCCTGGAGCGCCGACACCGGCAACGGGTACTACGGCGGCCTCCAGATCTCCCAGAAGAACTGGGAGAAGTACGGCGGCCTCGACTACGCGATGAGCCCCGACCAGGCGAGCCGTTCGCAGCAGATAGCCGTGGCCGAGAAGGTCCTCGCCGACCAGGGTGTCGGCGTCTGGTCCACCTGCGGACTCCTGCACGGCCTCGGCGACGACTCGACCCCGGACAAGGTGGATACGGGCGTCGCGGACGAATCGTCGGGTTCGAGCAATTCAGGTGATTCGAGCGATTCGAGCAGCTCGGATGGTTCCGGCGATTCATCCGATAATTCCGATTCGTCCAGTTCCTCCGACTCCTCCTCCGGCTCCTCCTCCGGCTCCTCCTCGGGCGACACCGAAGGCTCGACCGAGTCCCACACCGACTCGACCGACTCCGGCAAGGCTGATTCGCAGGGAGCCGGAAGCTCGTCCACAGAGGACACCGAGGGCGGAAACCAGACCGACAAGTCGGATAACTCAACCCAGAACGGCAACTCTTCGGTCGACGCGGACAGCGAATCCAGCACCGGCCGCCATCGCGGTGGCAGCGCCGACGAGAGCGCCGCGGACGCCCGTACCGACTCGGAGTCCCCCGACGGTTCCTCCGGTCGGCATGCCTCCCGTGGTGGCGACGCGGCCCGCGAAGCCGTCGACGGCTCGTACGTCGTCCGCGTCGGGGACAACCTGACGGCCATCGCCGACTCTCTTGGCCTCGACGGCGGATGGCGGGTGCTCTACGCCGAGAACGAGTCCACCGTCGGAACTGATCCGGACCTTATCCTCCCCGGTCAGACCCTCGAAGTAGGTGCCGAAACGGGCGAAAAGCAACGGTAG
- a CDS encoding cytochrome P450 family protein, translated as MTNQPDPGPAATSIGTPDSTPTGPAAPELFTWEFATNPYPAYAWLRDHAPVHRTKLPSGVEAWLVTRYADAKQALADQRLSKNPAHHDEPAHAKGKTGIPGERKAELMTHLLNIDPPDHTRLRRLVSKAFTPRRVAEFAPRVQELTDDLIDRFAAKGEADLIHDFAFPLPIYAICDLLGVPREDQDDFRDWAGMMIRHGGGPRGGVARSVKKMRGYLLELIHRKREELPAEATPGEDLISGLIRASDHGEHLTENEAAAMAFILLFAGFETTVNLIGNGTYALLTHPEQRARLQASLTAGETELLETGVEELLRYDGPVELATWRFATRPLTIGGQDIAPGDPVLVVLAAADRDPARFDDPDTLDLSRRDNQHLGYGHGIHYCLGAPLARLEGQTALATLLTRLPDLQLAVDSADLRWRGGLIMRGLRTLPVEFTPLHK; from the coding sequence GTGACCAACCAGCCCGACCCCGGCCCCGCCGCCACCTCCATCGGCACCCCCGACTCCACCCCCACCGGACCCGCCGCCCCAGAACTCTTCACCTGGGAATTCGCCACCAACCCCTACCCCGCCTACGCCTGGCTCCGCGACCACGCCCCCGTGCACCGCACCAAGCTGCCCAGCGGAGTCGAGGCCTGGCTGGTCACCCGTTACGCCGACGCCAAGCAGGCCCTCGCCGACCAACGTCTCTCCAAGAACCCGGCGCACCACGACGAACCGGCCCACGCCAAGGGCAAGACCGGCATCCCCGGTGAGCGCAAGGCCGAGTTGATGACCCATCTGCTGAACATCGACCCGCCGGACCACACCCGCCTGCGCCGCCTCGTCTCCAAGGCGTTCACACCCCGCCGGGTCGCCGAGTTCGCCCCCCGCGTCCAGGAACTCACCGACGACCTCATCGACCGGTTCGCGGCCAAGGGCGAAGCCGACCTCATCCACGACTTCGCCTTCCCTCTCCCCATCTACGCCATCTGCGACCTGCTCGGCGTCCCCCGCGAGGACCAGGACGACTTCCGGGACTGGGCGGGGATGATGATCCGGCACGGCGGCGGCCCCCGAGGCGGCGTGGCCCGCTCGGTGAAGAAGATGCGCGGCTACCTGCTGGAACTCATCCACCGCAAGCGCGAAGAACTCCCCGCCGAAGCCACCCCCGGCGAGGACCTCATCTCCGGCCTCATCCGCGCCTCCGACCACGGCGAGCACCTCACCGAGAACGAGGCCGCGGCCATGGCGTTCATCCTGCTCTTCGCCGGGTTCGAGACGACCGTCAACCTGATCGGCAACGGCACGTACGCCCTTCTCACCCACCCCGAACAACGCGCCCGCCTCCAGGCCTCCCTGACCGCCGGCGAAACCGAACTGCTCGAAACGGGCGTCGAGGAACTCCTCCGCTACGACGGCCCCGTCGAACTCGCCACCTGGCGCTTCGCGACCCGGCCCCTCACCATCGGCGGGCAGGACATCGCGCCCGGCGACCCCGTTCTCGTGGTGCTCGCCGCCGCCGACCGTGACCCGGCGCGCTTCGACGACCCCGACACGCTCGACCTCTCCCGCCGGGACAACCAGCACCTCGGTTACGGCCACGGCATCCACTACTGCCTCGGCGCACCCCTCGCCCGGCTGGAGGGCCAGACCGCACTGGCGACTCTCCTCACCCGTCTTCCCGATCTGCAACTCGCGGTGGATTCAGCCGATCTGCGGTGGCGCGGCGGGCTCATTATGCGTGGATTGCGCACCCTGCCCGTGGAGTTCACGCCCCTTCACAAGTGA
- a CDS encoding tetratricopeptide repeat protein — MRDPETLRAHVRALQTQSPEHYQDLVAKVRRLHRARAEVANTITGGTFQGPVIQAGTIDSVSTGDRHTGDRFDFGGATFNGPVTVKQEAQGDGPPPAEGRPVGDVEPWEFGVHATRPIPGLADVPPYVPRDCDEALWAELKNGGLVLILGERYAGKSYTAWQGVRSLKGHRLYAPDRGEDLRELPTELKGEPGTYVVWLDELTDHLGEGGLNLKLLGKLGGLGAVVLATMRPDEYYRRRARTAPADRVVARARTVLLPREWSEAELRRLAELDDPRAYPAYMWSGREGPASYFAIGHLLFDEWRREGTRSAHPLGQLLVRAAVELPRCGVQAAVPVELLRRVQEQYGTEGHESFEDAFEWATTPMFGASGMLVQGTDGTCRAYGALVAEALRAEDLEPVPDGVWWTLLDEAEAGAPIDREAVLDAARAALQPRFEAGDADLMFAFAGRVGGETHRELIRRAAEAGHEAAAEEWAAHLVSIGDETGALRHLEAAAECGSARAAREAGLLHRARSERWLRAAAEKGDGHAAYELGNMQSAVSSVEALRWYMTAIEAGYDRAAVRLGRELYNMGDKQAAESWFRYGVAQGDPLAMNDLAALLYIEDNNAEEAEQMLRAAMAAGQPDALRNLGRLLINTGSVDEGESMLRRATKRGDGQAAHWLGIHLKQKGRGRAAEQWLSRADELGHLDLHRSRMTVFLTEGTASADPAPGTVDE, encoded by the coding sequence ATGCGCGACCCAGAGACCTTGCGTGCCCACGTGCGCGCCCTCCAGACGCAGTCGCCTGAGCATTACCAGGATCTCGTGGCCAAGGTACGGCGGCTGCACCGCGCTCGAGCCGAGGTCGCCAACACCATTACGGGCGGCACCTTCCAAGGCCCTGTCATCCAGGCCGGCACCATCGACTCCGTCTCCACCGGCGACCGCCACACCGGCGACCGCTTCGACTTCGGCGGCGCCACCTTCAACGGCCCCGTGACGGTCAAGCAGGAGGCCCAGGGCGACGGCCCGCCCCCGGCCGAGGGCCGGCCGGTCGGCGACGTCGAGCCCTGGGAGTTCGGCGTGCACGCCACCCGGCCGATACCCGGGCTGGCCGACGTACCGCCGTACGTCCCACGCGACTGCGACGAGGCGCTGTGGGCCGAGCTGAAGAACGGCGGCCTGGTGCTGATCCTGGGGGAGCGGTACGCGGGGAAGTCGTACACGGCGTGGCAGGGCGTGCGGTCGCTGAAGGGGCATCGACTGTACGCGCCCGATCGGGGCGAGGACCTGAGGGAACTGCCGACCGAGCTGAAGGGCGAGCCGGGAACATACGTCGTGTGGTTGGACGAGTTGACCGACCACCTCGGCGAAGGCGGCCTGAACCTGAAGCTGTTGGGGAAGCTCGGTGGCCTCGGGGCGGTCGTGCTCGCCACCATGCGCCCCGACGAGTACTACCGGCGCAGGGCGCGGACAGCCCCCGCCGACCGGGTCGTGGCCAGGGCGCGCACAGTGCTGCTGCCACGCGAGTGGAGCGAGGCCGAACTCCGGCGACTGGCGGAGCTCGACGACCCGCGCGCGTACCCGGCGTACATGTGGAGCGGCAGGGAAGGCCCGGCGTCGTACTTCGCGATCGGGCACCTGCTGTTCGACGAGTGGCGACGCGAGGGGACACGGTCGGCGCACCCGCTCGGGCAACTGCTGGTCCGGGCGGCGGTGGAGCTGCCGCGCTGCGGGGTGCAGGCAGCCGTGCCGGTCGAACTGCTGAGGAGAGTCCAGGAGCAGTACGGGACAGAGGGCCACGAGTCGTTCGAGGACGCTTTCGAGTGGGCCACGACACCCATGTTCGGCGCCTCCGGAATGCTTGTGCAAGGCACGGACGGCACCTGCCGGGCGTACGGCGCGCTGGTCGCGGAGGCGCTGCGGGCGGAGGATCTGGAGCCCGTGCCCGACGGGGTGTGGTGGACCCTGCTGGACGAGGCGGAGGCGGGAGCCCCGATCGACCGCGAAGCCGTGCTCGACGCGGCCCGAGCAGCACTCCAGCCCCGGTTCGAGGCGGGGGACGCGGACCTGATGTTCGCGTTCGCGGGCCGCGTCGGTGGCGAGACACACCGGGAGCTGATACGCCGAGCGGCCGAAGCAGGACATGAGGCGGCGGCCGAGGAGTGGGCCGCGCACCTGGTGAGCATCGGAGACGAGACGGGCGCGCTCCGGCATCTGGAGGCGGCGGCGGAGTGCGGAAGCGCCCGCGCGGCGCGCGAGGCCGGTTTGCTGCACCGCGCCCGCAGCGAGCGATGGCTGCGGGCGGCGGCCGAGAAAGGGGACGGGCACGCCGCGTACGAACTGGGCAATATGCAGAGCGCCGTCAGCAGCGTCGAAGCACTCCGGTGGTACATGACGGCGATCGAGGCCGGCTACGACAGGGCAGCCGTTCGCCTGGGCAGGGAGCTCTACAACATGGGGGACAAGCAGGCCGCGGAGAGCTGGTTCCGTTACGGGGTCGCCCAGGGGGATCCCTTGGCCATGAACGACCTCGCGGCTCTTCTGTACATCGAGGACAACAATGCCGAAGAGGCCGAGCAGATGCTCCGCGCGGCCATGGCGGCAGGCCAGCCGGACGCACTGCGGAACCTCGGACGTCTCCTCATCAACACCGGCTCCGTGGACGAGGGCGAAAGCATGCTCCGGAGGGCCACCAAGAGAGGTGACGGCCAAGCCGCTCACTGGCTCGGGATCCACCTGAAACAGAAGGGCAGAGGCCGAGCGGCCGAGCAATGGCTCAGCAGAGCCGATGAGCTGGGCCACCTCGATCTGCACCGCTCCCGCATGACCGTCTTTCTCACCGAGGGGACCGCGAGCGCAGACCCCGCCCCCGGTACCGTCGACGAGTGA
- a CDS encoding nucleoside triphosphate pyrophosphohydrolase yields the protein MNANRPDGPSDTAAPAPGLVVLLTTSHRVAPGLLSWPAWQALHDADRVVCADDTHPQLPYLREAGITVQQASPTAEELVAECAGDRTVVVVATAEGEPALTDGLARLAGSGRVQMPSLELLPASYDLPGARLLDLVQVMDRIRAECPWSSQQTHKGLAKYGIEEAYELVEAIEEGDRDELREELGDVLLQVVFHARIAEEDPDASFSIDDVAAGIVAKLIHRHPHVFGDETATTPEEVKAHWLRTKAMEKRRESVTDGIPLGQPGLALASKLGSRVRTAGLDVPLPTGEGPGYELLVMAVRAEAAGVDPEAALRAAARAYRDAVRAAEGLDS from the coding sequence GTGAACGCAAACCGCCCCGACGGCCCCTCCGACACCGCGGCCCCCGCCCCCGGCCTCGTCGTCCTGCTGACCACCAGCCACCGAGTCGCCCCCGGCCTGCTGTCCTGGCCCGCCTGGCAGGCCCTCCACGACGCGGACCGGGTCGTCTGCGCGGACGACACACACCCACAGCTGCCGTACCTCCGCGAGGCGGGCATAACGGTCCAGCAGGCGTCCCCGACGGCCGAGGAACTGGTGGCCGAGTGCGCCGGCGACCGCACGGTGGTGGTCGTCGCGACCGCCGAGGGCGAGCCCGCCCTCACCGACGGCCTGGCGCGCCTGGCGGGCTCCGGCCGCGTGCAGATGCCGTCACTGGAGCTGCTCCCCGCCTCCTACGACCTCCCCGGCGCCCGCCTCCTCGACCTCGTCCAGGTCATGGACCGCATCCGCGCCGAGTGCCCCTGGTCCTCCCAGCAGACCCACAAGGGCCTGGCCAAGTACGGCATCGAGGAGGCGTACGAGCTGGTGGAGGCGATCGAGGAGGGCGACAGGGACGAACTCCGCGAGGAACTGGGCGACGTCCTGCTCCAGGTCGTCTTCCACGCCCGTATCGCCGAGGAGGATCCGGACGCCTCCTTCTCCATCGACGACGTCGCCGCCGGCATCGTCGCCAAGCTCATCCACCGCCACCCGCATGTCTTCGGCGACGAGACGGCCACGACCCCGGAGGAGGTCAAGGCGCACTGGCTGCGCACCAAGGCGATGGAGAAGCGCCGTGAGTCGGTGACGGACGGCATACCTCTCGGCCAGCCGGGCCTCGCGCTGGCGTCGAAGCTGGGCTCACGGGTGCGCACGGCGGGCCTGGACGTACCGCTGCCGACCGGCGAGGGCCCCGGCTACGAGCTGCTGGTGATGGCGGTACGGGCGGAGGCGGCCGGGGTAGACCCCGAAGCGGCGCTACGGGCCGCGGCACGGGCGTACCGGGACGCGGTGCGGGCCGCTGAGGGGCTTGACTCTTAG
- a CDS encoding SurA N-terminal domain-containing protein, with amino-acid sequence MHRRRRTALLLSAALVAAAPLLAACGNDAHPGAAAVVGGERITIAQLENRVNQVREAQRDASSDEAQYEQITAKTGNLTRQTLHGMVLERVLDRAAEDAGVTVTRRDVQQYRASLEKELGGAEGLELNWLQRYNVAPEQLEESLRSDVEVQKLATTLGADLNTEQGSDTFWAALADASKKLNIDLNPRYGAWDVKEPGRVDAKTPWVREVTATGSESA; translated from the coding sequence TTGCACCGCCGCCGTCGCACCGCGCTCCTCCTCTCCGCCGCGCTCGTCGCCGCGGCCCCGCTCCTCGCCGCCTGCGGAAACGACGCGCATCCCGGCGCGGCGGCCGTCGTCGGCGGCGAGCGCATCACGATCGCGCAACTGGAGAACCGGGTGAACCAGGTGCGCGAAGCCCAGCGGGACGCCTCCTCCGACGAGGCCCAGTACGAGCAGATCACCGCCAAGACCGGCAACCTCACCCGCCAGACCCTGCACGGCATGGTCCTGGAACGGGTCCTCGACAGAGCCGCCGAGGACGCCGGGGTGACGGTCACCCGCAGGGACGTCCAGCAGTACCGCGCCTCCCTGGAGAAGGAGCTCGGCGGCGCCGAAGGCCTGGAGCTGAACTGGCTGCAGCGGTACAACGTGGCCCCCGAGCAGCTGGAGGAGAGCCTGCGCAGCGACGTGGAGGTGCAGAAGCTCGCCACCACGCTCGGCGCCGACCTCAACACGGAACAGGGCAGCGACACCTTCTGGGCGGCCCTGGCCGACGCGTCGAAGAAGCTGAACATCGACCTGAACCCCCGCTACGGCGCCTGGGACGTCAAGGAGCCGGGCCGGGTGGACGCGAAGACACCGTGGGTGCGGGAGGTCACGGCGACGGGCAGCGAATCGGCGTAG
- a CDS encoding glycoside hydrolase domain-containing protein, which yields MSSTSSASGAPGKSAASGHRRSKKLRYAAWAAAGAAVLAGAGLTAQNSLATTTAWPSAKVYTGRAFDACTAPSLSAMKAWNTGFYGAAAVYVGGKNRGCSQPNLTASWVKSVSSLGWKLVPLYVGAQPPCQTGSSPEVITASTAASQGAADGADAVAKASALGMKPGSALYLDMEAYDTTNKACDDAVLTYIRGWQKAVHGKTYRTGFYGFSSSSAKAVATATDRTNLPGNLWYAKWDKVNTTTSDWPFDPTLYTGHHRAHQYMVNSKESRGGYTITVDRNAWDAPVAIVG from the coding sequence ATGTCCAGCACGTCCAGCGCATCCGGCGCGCCCGGCAAGTCCGCCGCTTCCGGCCACCGGCGGTCGAAGAAGCTCAGATACGCCGCCTGGGCCGCCGCCGGAGCCGCCGTGCTCGCCGGAGCCGGCCTCACCGCGCAGAACTCCCTGGCCACGACCACCGCCTGGCCGTCCGCCAAGGTCTACACGGGCCGCGCCTTCGACGCCTGCACGGCACCCTCCCTGTCCGCGATGAAGGCCTGGAACACCGGCTTCTACGGCGCGGCCGCCGTCTACGTGGGCGGCAAGAACCGCGGCTGCTCCCAGCCCAACCTCACCGCGTCCTGGGTGAAGTCCGTGAGCTCCCTCGGCTGGAAGCTCGTCCCGCTCTACGTCGGCGCCCAGCCGCCCTGCCAGACCGGCTCCAGCCCCGAGGTGATCACCGCCTCCACCGCCGCCTCCCAGGGCGCCGCCGACGGAGCCGACGCCGTGGCCAAGGCCTCAGCCCTCGGCATGAAGCCCGGCAGCGCGCTCTACCTCGACATGGAGGCCTACGACACCACGAACAAGGCCTGCGACGACGCCGTCCTCACCTACATCCGCGGCTGGCAGAAGGCCGTCCACGGCAAGACGTACCGCACCGGCTTCTACGGCTTCAGCAGCTCCAGCGCCAAGGCCGTCGCCACCGCCACCGACCGCACCAACCTGCCGGGCAACCTCTGGTACGCCAAGTGGGACAAGGTCAACACGACGACCTCCGACTGGCCGTTCGACCCGACGCTGTACACCGGGCACCACCGCGCCCATCAGTACATGGTCAACAGCAAGGAGTCGCGCGGCGGCTACACGATCACCGTGGACCGCAACGCCTGGGACGCGCCTGTGGCGATCGTCGGATGA
- a CDS encoding serine/threonine-protein kinase: MSTLIGQGGMGQVWTAYDQRLDRRVAVKLLRPDKVAGQEADELRRRFVRECRVTAQVDHPGLVTVHDAGSEGEELFLVMQYVDGADLSDHLAEHDPYPWQWTVSVAAQLCAVLSAVHAVPIIHRDLKPRNVMVKQDGTVTVLDLGVASVMDTDTTRLTHTGSPIGSPAYMAPEQAMGGAVGPYTDLYALGVLIHELLSGNVPFTGSTALGVLHRHLYEPPVPVRRLRPEVPEALEALVLRLLSKDPQHRPSSAQETYEQLLPLLPARGMPTGSPLDPTRPFLRPHAPWPDRARIPAPQPQAAAPVDDKPDVVGAVDEVKRLLGEGRITQAVDILGAILPAAAAQHGEHSPVVRTLRKQYAATLMDDGQYRRALPELRRLADERAAEAGQADPQSLRFRYESAQCLEQLGEPAAALAEYRSLLPYFENQYVGGDPELSLDVRRRIGLLLLALGDRGAAHETLGRLLLDVERLRGPGHPLATEVRRTLQWLGQVRG, from the coding sequence CTGTCCACGCTCATCGGACAGGGCGGCATGGGCCAGGTGTGGACGGCGTACGACCAGCGTCTCGACCGGCGGGTGGCGGTGAAGCTGCTGCGCCCGGACAAGGTCGCCGGCCAGGAGGCCGACGAGCTGCGCCGCCGCTTCGTCCGCGAGTGCCGGGTGACGGCCCAGGTCGACCACCCCGGCCTGGTCACGGTCCATGACGCGGGCAGCGAGGGCGAGGAGCTGTTCCTCGTCATGCAGTACGTCGACGGGGCCGACCTCTCCGACCACCTCGCCGAGCACGACCCGTACCCGTGGCAGTGGACGGTCTCGGTCGCCGCCCAGCTGTGCGCCGTGCTGTCCGCCGTGCACGCGGTGCCGATCATCCACCGCGACCTCAAACCGCGGAACGTGATGGTCAAGCAGGACGGCACGGTCACCGTCCTCGACCTGGGCGTCGCCTCCGTCATGGACACCGACACCACCCGCCTGACGCACACCGGCTCACCCATCGGCAGCCCCGCCTACATGGCCCCCGAACAGGCCATGGGCGGCGCGGTCGGCCCGTACACCGACCTGTACGCGCTGGGCGTGCTCATACACGAACTGCTCAGCGGGAACGTTCCGTTCACGGGCTCGACGGCCCTCGGCGTCCTCCACCGCCACCTCTACGAGCCGCCGGTCCCCGTCCGCCGACTGCGCCCCGAGGTGCCCGAGGCCCTGGAGGCGCTGGTACTGCGCCTGCTCTCCAAGGACCCGCAGCACCGCCCGTCCTCCGCGCAGGAGACATACGAACAGCTCCTCCCGCTGCTCCCCGCGCGCGGGATGCCCACCGGCTCCCCGCTCGACCCCACCCGCCCCTTCCTGCGCCCGCACGCCCCCTGGCCGGACCGTGCCCGCATCCCCGCGCCCCAGCCGCAGGCGGCGGCGCCGGTCGACGACAAGCCGGACGTGGTGGGAGCCGTCGACGAGGTCAAGCGGCTCCTCGGCGAGGGCCGGATCACCCAGGCCGTCGACATTCTCGGCGCGATCCTCCCGGCCGCCGCCGCCCAGCACGGCGAGCACTCACCCGTCGTCCGCACCCTGCGCAAGCAGTACGCGGCCACGCTCATGGACGACGGCCAGTACCGCCGCGCCCTGCCCGAGCTGCGCCGCCTCGCCGACGAGCGCGCCGCCGAGGCCGGCCAGGCCGACCCCCAGTCCCTGCGCTTCCGCTACGAGTCCGCGCAGTGCCTCGAACAGCTCGGCGAACCGGCGGCGGCCCTCGCCGAGTACCGCTCCCTGCTGCCGTACTTCGAGAACCAGTACGTCGGCGGCGACCCCGAACTGTCCCTGGACGTCCGCCGCCGCATAGGCCTGCTGCTCCTCGCCCTCGGCGACCGCGGCGCCGCCCACGAGACCCTGGGCCGCCTGCTGCTCGACGTGGAGCGACTGCGGGGCCCCGGCCACCCGCTGGCCACGGAGGTCCGGCGGACGCTGCAGTGGCTGGGGCAGGTACGCGGCTAG